A stretch of the Elephas maximus indicus isolate mEleMax1 chromosome 3, mEleMax1 primary haplotype, whole genome shotgun sequence genome encodes the following:
- the LOC126071020 gene encoding olfactory receptor 7G3-like — LSFTDICFSTTTIPNMLVNLQTQNQSITYAGCLTQVCFVLVFASLESFLLGVMAYDRYAAICHPLTYRAIMNPLLCGLLILLSLSITTVDALIHSLIVLNLSFCSDRTIPYFFCEAFQIIKIACSDTLLNSIFLYLAATILGGVPLSGIIFSYTQIVSSILRMPSAGGKYKAFSTCGSHLSVVSLFYGTGLGTCVSAAFTHSSRKTAVASVTYTVVTPMMNPFIYSLRNRDMKGALKNIFKCIPAFP, encoded by the coding sequence ctgtccttcactgacatctgtttcagcaccACCACGATCCCAAACATGCTGGTGAATCTCCAAACACAGAATCAGAGCATCACATATGCAGGCTGCCTCACCCAGGTCTGCTTTGTCTTGGTTTTTGCTAGTTTGGAAAGTTTTCTCCTGGgagtaatggcctatgaccgctatgcgGCCATTTGTCACCCACTGACATACAGAGCCATCATGAACCCCCTCCTCTGTGGTCTGCTGATTCTACTCTCCTTGTCCATTACCACTGTGGATGCCTTGATCCACAGTCTGATAGTGTTGAACCTGTCTTTCTGCTCAGACCGGACAATCCCCTACTTCTTCTGTGAAGCTTTTCAGATCATCAAGATTGCCTGTTCTGATACCCTCCTCAATAGCATCTTTTTATATTTGGCAGCTACCATACTAGGTGGTGTTCCtctctctggaatcattttctcttATACTCAAATTGTCTCCTCCATTTTGAGAATGCCTTCAGCAGGTGGAAAGTATAAGGCTTTCTCCACCTGTGGGTCCCACCTCTCAGTTGTTTCCTTGTTCTATGGGACAGGCTTAGGTACGTGTGTTAGTGCCGCATTTACACACTCTTCCAGGAAGACTGCAGTAGCTTCAGTGACGTACACTGTGGTCACTCCCATgatgaaccccttcatctacagcctgagaaacagGGACATGAAGGGAGCCTTGAAGAACATTTTCAAGTGCATACCTGCTTTTCCGTGA